The genomic DNA AAAGCACGAGAAGAAAAGGCTTCCAAAGATGCTGACCAGAGAGCAGCTCGTGCAGACCGCGCCGACCGTGGTCAGGCTGCAGAGAAGGCGGCCCCAGGCGGAGACGCCCGCAACGAGCAACGCCGCCCATCTCGCCAACAGAACGGCGGAAACAGCTGGAGGGGCAAGCCACGGGACGGCCAGGACGGCAAACAGAATGCCAAAGAAAACGGCGACGCAGCACAGAAGGAGCGGCCAAGCTTCAGCGTGCTGTCAGGCGAAGGTGAGGAGGGCGACCTGGACGCACCCGACGCTGACGCAAACGGCACTATCGTGGCAGACAAGGAGGTCAAGCCACAAGAGCCTGTCGTTGTTGCCGGCGAGGCCACCGAAACCACCGCAGAGGCCCTCGAGGACGATGGCTGGAGTACCGTTCCAGCTAAGGCCAAGAACAACCGCCGCGGAGGAGGTCGCGCCATTGCCTCTTAATGAATACGCTTCACGAGATTCACGAAAAACTTTTGTGTCTTTACTATCTGCATAGCGGAGTGGAGGCGAAAAAAGAATGCGAAAGAACAAAAGAAACCGCAAAAGCGTCTGATTGTCTACTGATCCGTTCAGTCTCCTGATCTGCACGTCTCGTGTGTCTGGCTCAGAAACGGATGTCGACTGCAGAGACAGGAGGTagaagagcaggagaagagggATCCGATTCCACTTGATGGCGTTGTGTACTGTCGGGCTGGGCTGGGTATACCTTAGTGTTTGTTGCGCGCGCGCTTTGGCAAAAAGGATGCATGGGTCTGTTCTTGGTCGCTAGGCGAAGCAAAACGAAGCAAAGGGAAAGCAGTGCAAGGTCAGACAAGGCAAAGCAAAGGCTGCAGCTACGATGCAATGCACATCTACTGCTAGGATGCAATAGGCGATGAATGCGTGTTGTCTGCTGCGTGTATAGCATATACCCTTCTCTACCTTCCTACACATTCCAGATCGCTTACTTCATTTTCTTCAGTGCACGCAATTACGATCGTGGGAATGTGGTAGACACTCTTTCGGATTTGGTCGGAGCACGGGCATAGCACACCGTTCCAGCAATTCGAGAATCACAACTGCCGATGTGAATGTGTTGTCCCTTTCGTTCTCAACGATACAAGGATTGCTGATGTCTCTGAAACAATGTTCGTATTCTCCGTGGAGCCCAATCTTAGCAACCACATGGCCGGCACGCCAACGATCCGCAACAAAGCTTCCACGCTAAAGAGCGCCACACATAGTCCAGCGATGCTAGACAATCTGCAGCCACTCAGGCTTCAGATTCAGATTCATTGGGCTACCGAGATCTCGAGAGTGGTGAAGATGTGGACGGATGGTCTGTGTGTTGATACAGCAAGTATCGTTCTTACTCATGCTATACAATGAAGAAAGGAGATGACCCTCGCAAAAAACCAGGTCAGCCGGCCGCCCGTTCTGCTCGGTCCTTTCAATCTTTCTTGGTGGTAGTCAGCCGTTTcctttcgtcctcgtcttcttcatcactaTCGTCATCGACAGCGAATATGGTCTCCCCATCTAGCGACTCCCGCGGTAATGTTGCAGGCTTTGTAGGAACGGGCGCTGGCAGCGGTGATTCGTCTCTCCTATTGTTCTGCTGTagtgaagaagcagctcTGCTAGGATTGCCGCTTCGAGGAGGAGCGTCGTATGGCTGCGGATTATTGTTGTTCTTGCCGCCGTTGCCCACAGCTTCGAGATCGTCGTCGAGGTCCATGGAATCTCGGATGGAAGCGATTTCGAAGCCGTCATCATCTTGTGCGATCTGCAGAAGAAAGAGGGGTTAGAATTGCTGTCAATGGAGTGTGGTACCAGAGAAGGACATACCTCATCGGACATGGCGAACCTCCGGTTGTTCGCTGTCGGCCTCCACACATATGCGATGAAGACAACATCGCAGAAGTACACCAAATTCAACCAGCCGTCCAAGATAAACCATCTTGATTGCCAATGATTTGGCACAAAGTCAGCATTGCCAGATCCTGCAAAGGTCCAGCTGTTGACGAAAAAGAAGGCAAAGATAACGACGATGCTGGTGAGGATACACCACCACAATTTGCGGTACATGCCGGCCTTGACGTGCTGTTTGCGCTCCACGAGATCCTTCATGGTATAGTTTAAGCTGTTAAGTGTCCAAATGTAGAAGGCTGTGAGTGTACCAGCTAGCGGCAGCACAACGAGGAGGACAAGAGGACCAGCATTTTCTGGAGTCACTGCCAAGGAGGCGATAGCATAGATGACGCCAAAGACGAAGTGCGTGATCGCGAGGGCACGCACATACCACATGGTCTTGCCCAGTTCGTGCTTCACCACGCCGTAGCCCATGCAGACGATGAgcagaagaaagaaggagaagctgttCCTGACGGCGCTGAGGACGGATGTGACGATCAGTAGGGCTTTGGACCCAGCGTTCATTCCGTGCCGGTTCTGGTAGTCGTAAAACAGCCAGGTCATGAACATCTCGATGACAAGGAAGACCAGAATCGCTGTTATGTAGTTCTGCACCGCCAAGATATCGCTTCTGTGCATCCAGTACAGGGCGCTCCAACCAAAGGCCAGAAGAGCATAGATGATCATGCTTGCAGCATAAAAGGGCAGCTTTGGCATCTGAGCCGCAGGAAGCTCACCGAACGCATTGCGGAACTCGACGATGCCAGTGTAGTCCGTGGCGCTGTATGCCGCGCTGCTCACGCAGTAATAGCCCGTCTTCTTGACAGGATAGTTGATCGCTCCGGGCTCCTTGAGATGGATGGCCTCGGACCGTATcagcgaagacgagagtGCAGTAGCATTGGCGGCCAGGATAAATGATCCAATATCGGCTTCCTCGCAGAGTCCAGCATCGCGAGCCGCTTCATCGCACAAGAAGTCATCCTATTCACCATCAGCCCATTATGTCCCCTTCCTGCCTTTTTCTGTGCCCATACCACTGTCTTATCGTTCGGATCGGGCTTTCCGATCAAGG from Cercospora beticola chromosome 3, complete sequence includes the following:
- a CDS encoding uncharacterized protein (BUSCO:EOG092625OH); its protein translation is MSINEKDDSRQVCSGMYSRKSWGGPVDPYILVKFEHPEVPEGQDPIVSLVIFEWADRPLIGKPDPNDKTVDDFLCDEAARDAGLCEEADIGSFILAANATALSSSLIRSEAIHLKEPGAINYPVKKTGYYCVSSAAYSATDYTGIVEFRNAFGELPAAQMPKLPFYAASMIIYALLAFGWSALYWMHRSDILAVQNYITAILVFLVIEMFMTWLFYDYQNRHGMNAGSKALLIVTSVLSAVRNSFSFFLLLIVCMGYGVVKHELGKTMWYVRALAITHFVFGVIYAIASLAVTPENAGPLVLLVVLPLAGTLTAFYIWTLNSLNYTMKDLVERKQHVKAGMYRKLWWCILTSIVVIFAFFFVNSWTFAGSGNADFVPNHWQSRWFILDGWLNLVYFCDVVFIAYVWRPTANNRRFAMSDEIAQDDDGFEIASIRDSMDLDDDLEAVGNGGKNNNNPQPYDAPPRSGNPSRAASSLQQNNRRDESPLPAPVPTKPATLPRESLDGETIFAVDDDSDEEDEDERKRLTTTKKD